A portion of the Choristoneura fumiferana chromosome 6, NRCan_CFum_1, whole genome shotgun sequence genome contains these proteins:
- the LOC141428492 gene encoding anoctamin-4-like gives MTLCNPVGCSDELALSLCVTVILKECFVKMLWNFYYFITLRTDYNQGILLNMDVPCWEREYRLPTVKDDFIHDKMKSLVVQFVLTIVFICGCPFTPIFAIFVNIFDIRNSAHRLVKGFRRPLLMGYQGIGSWKYMFYVLIVLAFLVNTLIVVITTSKFRFNVDSSIYKRRMPFYIFQENGTLPQKINDEIITLENKGYQHLSYNTCFYTAGYITVPLNVEGEKPATPNLSILSFRIYLSSEYYSNMMVLTTCLITFLYFIIPSRLRDVEETRAREKDIIKQSRYVRGRP, from the exons ATGACTCTGTGCAATCCCGTCGGGTGCTCCGACGAGTTGGCCTTGTCGTTGTGTGTGACCGTCATACTGAAGGAGTGCTTCGTAAAAATGCTATGGAACTTTTACTACTTCATAAC GTTGAGAACAGACTATAATCAAGGAATTTTGCTGAATATGGACGTGCCTTGCTGGGAACGCGAGTACAGACTTCCAACTGTCAAAGACGATTTTATACACGACAAGATGAAAAGCCTAG ttgTTCAATTCGTTTTAACAATCGTTTTCATATGTGGATGTCCATTTACACCGATATTtgcaatatttgtaaatatttttgatatcag aaaTAGCGCTCATCGGCTTGTCAAAGGGTTTCGACGTCCACTGCTGATGGGGTATCAGGGTATAGGCAGCTGGAAATACATGTTTTATGTGCTAATTGTTTTAGCTTTTCTTgttaat ACACTGATTGTAGTTATAACAACGAGTAAGTTTCGGTTTAATGTGGATTCTTCCATATATAAGAGACGAATGCCTTTCTACATATTCCAGGAAAATGGG actcttccacaaaaaataaatgacgAAATAATTACATTAGAAAATAAGGGATATCAACACCTTAGCTACAATACTTGTTTTTATACAG CTGGATACATAACTGTACCCTTGAACGTAGAAGGGGAAAAGCCCGCCACACCTAACCTGTCTATATTATCGTTCCGGATATATCTCAGCTCTGAATATTACTCTAATATGATg GTGCTGACAACGTGTCTCATTACCttcttatattttataatacctTCTCGCTTGCGTGATGTGGAAGAGACCAGAGCAAGAGAGAAAGATATCATTAAACAAAGTAGATACGTCCGCGGGCGCCCATAA